A genomic stretch from Ovis canadensis isolate MfBH-ARS-UI-01 breed Bighorn chromosome 5, ARS-UI_OviCan_v2, whole genome shotgun sequence includes:
- the H2BC26 gene encoding histone H2B type 3-B has translation MPDPSKSAPAPKKGSKKAVTKAQKKDGKKRKRSRKESYSIYVYKVLKQVHPDTGISSKAMGIMNSFVNDIFERIASEASRLAHYNKRSTITSREVQTAVRLLLPGELAKHAVSEGTKAVTKYTSSK, from the coding sequence ATGCCTGATCCGTCCAAATCAGCTCCCGCACCCAAGAAGGGCTCCAAAAAAGCTGTTACTAAAGCGCAGAAGAAGGATGGCAAAAAGCGTAAGCGCAGCCGCAAAGAGAGTTATTCCATCTACGTGTATAAGGTGTTGAAGCAAGTGCACCCGGACACCGGTATCTCTTCCAAGGCCATGGGCATCATGAATTCGTTCGTGAACGACATCTTCGAGCGTATCGCTAGCGAGGCCTCCCGTTTGGCGCACTACAACAAGCGTTCTACCATTACGTCCCGGGAGGTGCAGACGGCTGTGCGCCTGCTGTTGCCCGGCGAGTTGGCCAAACACGCTGTGTCGGAAGGTACCAAAGCTGTCACCAAATATACCAGCTCTAAATGA
- the H3-4 gene encoding histone H3.1t has product MARTKQTARKSTGGKAPRKQLATKVARKSAPATGGVKKPHRYRPGTVALREIRRFQKSTELLIRKLPFQRLVREIAQDFKTDLRFQSSAVMALQEACEAYLVSLFEDTNLCAIHAKRVTIMPKDIQLARRIRGERA; this is encoded by the coding sequence ATGGCCCGAACGAAGCAGACTGCCCGCAAGTCCACCGGCGGCAAAGCGCCTCGTAAGCAGCTAGCTACCAAAGTTGCTCGTAAGAGCGCTCCAGCCACCGGTGGCGTGAAGAAGCCTCATCGCTACCGGCCTGGAACCGTAGCACTGCGCGAGATCCGCCGCTTCCAGAAGTCGACCGAACTTCTGATTCGGAAGCTGCCGTTTCAGCGCCTGGTTCGGGAAATTGCGCAGGATTTCAAAACTGATCTGCGCTTTCAGAGTTCCGCTGTGATGGCACTGCAGGAGGCATGCGAGGCGTATCTAGTCAGTCTCTTTGAAGACACCAATCTGTGTGCCATCCATGCTAAGCGTGTCACCATCATGCCTAAGGATATTCAGCTGGCACGGCGAATTCGTGGAGAACGAGCCTAG